One part of the Ornithodoros turicata isolate Travis chromosome 2, ASM3712646v1, whole genome shotgun sequence genome encodes these proteins:
- the LOC135384644 gene encoding uncharacterized protein LOC135384644 — MCELLSVKATVNQIPLLSQKVEGLAALKPVVESLLPIKDAIDELKNSITFVSNMYDEVRGNVNKNADDINETTKRVTVLEDTVEKQAEEIQKLLTLQNDSEQHNRNLNLELHGIPVQEGENLRDIVRNIASKAGISDFKPEAVQHIHRLPVKGGKIPPILVRFTSLEARNALLQKRKMIRMLSENRDLPDNLYVNENLTGFNRDLLWKAKQRAKEQAYRFVWTKNGKIYVRKVERDPVLRITGHKDLAKIV; from the coding sequence ATGTGCGAATTGTTGTCAGTGAAAGCAACTGTGAACCAGATACCATTACTAAGCCAGAAGGTTGAAGGCCTTGCAGCCCTCAAACCAGTGGTTGAATCACTGTTGCCTATTAAGGACGCGATCGATGAACTCAAAAATTCTATCACTTTCGTCTCGAATATGTACGATGAAGTTCGCGGTAACGTCAACAAAAATGCGGATGACATAAATGAAACAACTAAGAGAGTGACTGTGCTTGAAGATACGGTGGAAAAGCAAGCTGAAGAAATACAGAAACTACTAACATTACAGAACGATAGTGAGCAGCACAATCGTAATCTCAACCTAGAGCTTCACGGGATACCCGTACAGGAGGGCGAAAACCTCAGAGACATTGTTCGGAACATAGCTAGTAAAGCTGGCATATCTGATTTTAAGCCTGAAGCTGTGCAACACATTCACCGTCTACCTGTGAAAGGTGGCAAGATACCGCCTATATTGGTTAGGTTTACTTCGTTAGAAGCCAGGAACGCTCTGTTGCAGAAGCGCAAGATGATAAGAATGCTTTCAGAAAATAGAGATTTGCCTGATAACCTGTACGTGAACGAAAACTTAACAGGTTTCAACAGAGACCTGTTATGGAAGGCAAAGCAACGTGCGAAAGAACAAGCATACAGGTTCGTGTGGACAAAGAACGGAAAAATTTATGTCAGGAAGGTTGAAAGGGATCCAGTGTTGCGTATCACAGGCCACAAAGACCTCGCTAAAATTGTCTAA